CCGGCATCCCGTGATCGCTCGATGGTTCTCTCCGGGGGCGTCCGGTCGTAAACAGTGCAGTCGCCCAGGGCCTTCAAAGGGGCCCAGGAGAGATCTCCGGGGTTGAGTGTGTATCCGTCCAGGACCGTGATAACCATATGGCATCTCCTTGTTCATTGGCCGTATCCATGGCCCGATATGGAAGCTCAAAGCTCAAAGCTGAAAGGCAGGGGAGCCGGAGTCCGCCAGAGAGCTGAAAGCGGAAAGCTCAAAGTTGAAAGGGTGGGGTACTCCCCCCTCCACAACTGGACCATCCGGCTGAAAAACGCCATCCGTGAAATTAGTTCTTTCTGTTTTCGGCCTGTTGGAATATAATAAAATTATGTCAAAAGATCAATCAACCGTTTATTTCGTGGATGGCAGTTCCTATGTCCACCGGGCCTATCATGCCATTCGGGGTCTCGCCAATTCCAGGGGTTTCCCCACAAACGCCGTACTGGGCTTCACCAAGATGGTCCTGAAGCTTCTCGAAGAGAAGCAGCCTGCCTTTGTGGCCATCGTCTTCGATGCCAAGGGACCTACCTTCAGGCACGAGATGTATGAGGCCTACAAGGCAAACCGTCCTCCCATGCCCGATGACATGGCCGTTCAACTCCCCCCGTTGAAGCAGATCGTCAGATCCCTGGGGATTCAGTCATTCGAGATGGCGGGCTATGAGGCCGATGACGTCATCGGGACCTGGGCCAGAATCTGTGAAGCCGAGGGTCTGAAGGTGGTTATGGTAACGGGCGACAAGGATTTCAGACAACTGGTTACGCCCGATGCCTCCTTGTGGGATACCATGAAGGACCAGGTCACCAGTTATGATTCCATCAAGGCGGCCTACGGGTTTGAACCGGTCAAATTTATCGATGTCATGGGGCTGTCGGGAGACTCCTCAGACAATATCCCCGGCGTTCCGGGGGTGGGGGAGAAGACTGCGGTCCGCCTGATCCAGGAATTCGGGTCTTTTGAGGCCGTATTCGACCGGGTGGAAGAGATCACCCAGAAGAAACTGAAGGAGAGCCTGAAATCCTACCGGGATGAGGCGTTTCTGAGCAGACGTCTGGTGACCATCGATCGATTTGTGCCGCTTCAGGGGGATATTGAACAGCTCCGGCTGGGCGAACCGTCCGAAGCGGAACTGGCCGCACTCTTCAGAGACCTGGAATTCAGGGGATTGTGGGACCAGTTTGCGTCACCCCATAAAGGGGACACAGCCTATGGTCTCTGCCAGTCCATAGAAGATCTGGAATGCCTGGCCCAGGAGATCAGGACGGCGGGGATCGTGGCCGTGGACACGGAGACCACGGGACAGGACCCGCTTCAGGCCGGACTGGTGGGCATCTCCTTTTGCTGTCGCGAGAGAGAGGCCGCCTATCTCCCGTTGGCGCACTGCTATCTGGGCTGCCCGGAACAGGTGGATTGGGTCGCGGCCCTCCCGGTATTGAAAGGGATACTGGAAGACGATAAGATCCTCAAGATCGGCCAAAACATCAAATATGATGCCGAGGTTCTCAAGCAGCACGGGGTGGCGCTGAAGGGGATCCACTTCGACACCATGATTGCCTCCTACGTGATCAACCCGGGTATCCGGCAGCACAATCTCGATTATCTGGCCCAGCATTACCTGAACCATAAGATGATCAGTTACCAGGAGGTGACCGGCAAAGGGAAGAACGCATGTTGTTTTTCCCAAGTGGAGATCCGGAAGGCCTGCGAGTATTCGTGCGAGGATGCGGATATCGCCTTCAGGTTGAAGGGGATCCTCGGGGATAGGTTGCGCTCTGAAAAAAATGAAGATCTCTTCTATGGACTTGAAATGAAGCTCCTCCCGGTGCTCATGGATATGGAAATGGCCGGGATCCGAATCGATGCTGGATTTTTCAGAGAGATGTCGAGACGCTTTGCACAGGAGATGAAGAAGAT
This genomic stretch from Deltaproteobacteria bacterium harbors:
- the polA gene encoding DNA polymerase I, whose amino-acid sequence is MSKDQSTVYFVDGSSYVHRAYHAIRGLANSRGFPTNAVLGFTKMVLKLLEEKQPAFVAIVFDAKGPTFRHEMYEAYKANRPPMPDDMAVQLPPLKQIVRSLGIQSFEMAGYEADDVIGTWARICEAEGLKVVMVTGDKDFRQLVTPDASLWDTMKDQVTSYDSIKAAYGFEPVKFIDVMGLSGDSSDNIPGVPGVGEKTAVRLIQEFGSFEAVFDRVEEITQKKLKESLKSYRDEAFLSRRLVTIDRFVPLQGDIEQLRLGEPSEAELAALFRDLEFRGLWDQFASPHKGDTAYGLCQSIEDLECLAQEIRTAGIVAVDTETTGQDPLQAGLVGISFCCREREAAYLPLAHCYLGCPEQVDWVAALPVLKGILEDDKILKIGQNIKYDAEVLKQHGVALKGIHFDTMIASYVINPGIRQHNLDYLAQHYLNHKMISYQEVTGKGKNACCFSQVEIRKACEYSCEDADIAFRLKGILGDRLRSEKNEDLFYGLEMKLLPVLMDMEMAGIRIDAGFFREMSRRFAQEMKKIEQAIFAEAGMPFNINSPQQLGFVLFEKLGLPCQKKTAKSGHYSTDVRVLKMLAISNYTIPSLLLRYRTLSKLKSTYLDALIRLADPSTGRIHTSYNQTVAATGRLSSSNPNLQNIPVKGEEGREIRKGFVAEKGHCLVGADYSQIELRVFAHYSEDEAFIEAFRKDQDIHTRTASEILGKAPEGVTPEMRRVAKAINFGIIYGMGPRKLSEELGIDQKTAKDYIAAYYDRYQGVKRYREEMIRRACEKGYVTTLFNRRRYLPDVEHANSRIRSEAERMAVNTPIQGTAADLLKQAMIRIHERLDKEGFHTRMLLQVHDELVFEAPLDETARVIPMIREEMEGVYPLKVPLKVDIHQGANWDEAH